The Rhinolophus ferrumequinum isolate MPI-CBG mRhiFer1 chromosome 6, mRhiFer1_v1.p, whole genome shotgun sequence genome has a window encoding:
- the ANKRD63 gene encoding ankyrin repeat domain-containing protein 63 translates to MLKPKDLCPRAGTRTFLEAMQAGKVHLARFVLDALDRSIIDCRAEQGRTPLMVAVGLPDPALRARFVRLLLEQGAAVNLRDERGRTALSLACERGHLDAVQLLVQFSGDPEAADSAGNSPVMWAAACGHGAVLEFLVRSFRRLGLRLDRTNRAGLTALQLAAARGHGTCVQALTGPWGRAAAAAAARGSNSDSPPGHPAPAPSPERRRPSPRRLPRPLLARFARAAGGHGHGGEVGSGGKSSGRHRAQGNERPELGRSMSLALGAVTEEEAARLRAGALMARPHSPQSSGTGRWRSHEVLEGTPPTLVQAPAGLSPHPEGGPGSGRLGLRRRSTAPDIPSLVGEAPGPESGPELEANALAHSVPGPQPWQSGTEAVLLHAQR, encoded by the coding sequence ATGCTCAAGCCCAAGGACCTGTGCCCCCGAGCGGGTACGCGCACCTTCCTGGAGGCCATGCAGGCGGGCAAAGTGCACCTGGCCCGCTTCGTGCTGGATGCGCTGGACCGCAGCATCATCGACTGCCGTGCGGAGCAGGGCCGCACGCCTCTCATGGTGGCCGTGGGGCTGCCAGACCCCGCGCTGCGTGCGCGCTTCGTGCGACTACTCCTGGAGCAGGGTGCGGCCGTAAACCTGCGGGACGAGCGCGGCCGCACGGCGCTCAGCCTAGCGTGCGAGCGCGGCCACCTGGACGCCGTGCAGCTGCTGGTGCAGTTCAGCGGCGACCCCGAGGCGGCCGACTCGGCAGGCAACAGTCCGGTGATGTGGGCCGCGGCGTGCGGCCATGGGGCGGTGCTCGAGTTTCTGGTGCGCTCTTTCCGCCGCCTCGGTTTGCGCCTCGACCGCACCAACCGTGCGGGCCTTACAGCTCTGCAGCTGGCCGCCGCCCGCGGCCACGGAACCTGCGTGCAGGCCCTCACCGGGCCCTGGGGCcgcgcggccgccgccgccgcggcccgGGGCTCCAATTCCGACAGCCCCCCTGGCCATCCGGCTCCCGCGCCCAGCCCCGAGCGCCGACGACCCAGCCCCCGCCGCCTACCGCGGCCTCTCCTAGCGCGTTTTGCGCGAGCGGCTGGCGGCCATGGTCACGGCGGCGAGGTTGGCTCAGGGGGCAAGAGCTCGGGCCGGCACCGGGCGCAGGGCAACGAGCGGCCCGAGTTAGGCCGGAGCATGAGTCTGGCTTTGGGTGCAGTGACAGAAGAGGAGGCGGCTCGACTGCGGGCAGGAGCCCTGATGGCCCGACCACACTCGCCCCAGTCTTCGGGGACCGGGAGGTGGCGTTCGCATGAGGTGCTGGAGGGAACGCCCCCAACCTTAGTACAAGCCCCGGCTGGTCTTAGCCCCCACCCCGAGGGCGGCCCCGGCTCTGGCCGCTTGGGTTTGCGTCGACGCTCTACAGCTCCAGACATCCCCAGCCTAGTTGGGGAGGCACCAGGCCCGGAGAGCGGCCCGGAGTTAGAGGCCAACGCTCTGGCCCACTCGGTACCTGGGCCCCAGCCTTGGCAGTCAGGCACGGAGGCCGTGTTGCTGCACGCTCAGCGGTAA
- the PLCB2 gene encoding 1-phosphatidylinositol 4,5-bisphosphate phosphodiesterase beta-2 — MSLLSPVLLPPKVKAYLSQGERFIKWDDETTTASPVILRVDPKGYYLYWTYQSKEMEFLDITSIRDTRFGKFAKIPKSQKLRDVFNMDFPDNNFLMKTLTVVSGPDMVDLTFHNFVSYKENVGKDWAEDVLALVKHPLTTNASRSTFLDKILVKLKMQLNPEGKIPVKNFFQIFPADRKRVEAALSACHLPKSKNDSINPEDFPESVYKSFLMNLCPRPEIDEIFTTYHAKAKPYMTKEHLTKFINEKQRDPRLNSLLFPPARPDQVQGLIEKYEPSGINVQRGQLSPEGMVWFLCGPENSVLAQDKLLLHHDMTQPLNHYFINSSHNTYLTAGQFSGLSSAEMYRQVLLAGCRCVELDCWKGKPPDEEPIITHGFTMTTDIYFKEAIEAIAESAFKTSPYPVILSFENHVDSPRQQAKMAEYCRMMFGDMLLTEPLENFPLKAGTPLPSPEELRGKILIKNKKNQFSGSASPSTEPDLGAEGSCPSNAPVGGDTVWADEEGAQLEEEQEEEEEEESGNLDEEGMKKMQSDEGTAGLEVTAYEEMSSLVNYIQPTKFISFEFSAQKNRSYVISSFTELKAYDLLSKAAVQFVDYNKRQMSRIYPKGTRMDSSNYMPQMFWNAGCQMVALNFQTMDLPMQQNMALFEFNGQSGYLLKHEFMRRPDKQFNPFSVDRIDVVVATTLSIQVISGQFLSERSVRTYVEVELFGLPGDPKRRYRTKLSPTTNSINPMWKEEPFVFEKILMPELASLRVAVMEEGNKFLGQRIIPINALNAGYHHLCLHSESNMPLTMPSLFVLLEMKDYVPDTWADLTVALANPIKFFNAHDKKSVKLEEALGGLPEKPFSPESPVASQVNGTTAPTSNGSAEPRTTSLEKLRELKGIVKLQRRHEKELRELERRGARRWEELLQRGAAQLATLGPPGTGGGAGARKLGPGKGSRKKRTLPFEETARATPGEGPEGADTRVRELRDKLELELLQQGEEHYECLLKRKEQHVAEQIAKMMELAREKQTAELKTLRETSENDTKEMKKKLEAKRLERIQAMIKVTADKMAQERLKREINNSHIQEVVQVIKQMTDSLERHQEKLEEKQAACLEQIREMEKQFHQEALAEYEVRMKGLEAEVKESVRTCLRTCFPSEAEDKPERPCEASGERCELDPLTAKADIQESHL; from the exons ATGTCTCTGCTCAGTCCTGTCCTGCTGCCCCCCAAGGTGAAGGCCTATCTGAGCCAAGGGGAGCGCTTCATCAAATGGGATGAT GAGACAACCACGGCCTCCCCCGTTATCCTCCGTGTGGATCCCAAGGGCTATTACTTATACTGGACATATCAGAGTAAG GAGATGGAGTTTCTGGATATCACCAGTATCCGGGACACCCGCTTTGGGAAGTTTGCCAAGATTCCCAAG AGTCAGAAGCTCCGGGATGTCTTCAACATGGACTTCCCTGACAACAACTTCCTGATGAAGACACTCACCGTGGTATCTGGTCCCGACATGGTGGACCTTACCTTCCACAACTTTGTCTCCTACAAGGAGAATGTGGGCAAG GACTGGGCTGAAGATGTTTTGGCTCTGGTCAAGCACCCGCTGACGACTAACGCTTCCCGCAGCACCTTTCTGGACAAAAT CCTGGTGAAGCTCAAGATGCAGCTGAACCCTGAAGGGAAGATTCCTGTGAAGAA TTTTTTCCAGATATTTCCTGCTGACCGCAAGCGGGTAGAAGCTGCCCTCAGCGCCTGCCACCTCCCCAAAAGCAAG AATGACTCCATCAATCCTGAGGACTTCCCAGAATCTGTCTACAAGAGTTTCCTCATGAACCTTTGTCCTCGGCCAGAAATTGATGAGATCTTCACTACCTA CCATGCCAAGGCCAAACCCTACATGACAAAGGAGCACTTGACCAAATTCATCAACGAGAAACAGAGGGACCCCCGCCTCAACTCCTTACTGTTCCCGCCCGCGCGGCCTGACCAGGTGCAGGGCCTCATCGAGAAGTATGAACCCAGTGGCATCAACGTGCAGAGGG gccagCTGTCACCCGAGGGCATGGTGTGGTTTCTCTGTGGGCCAGAGAACAGCGTCCTGGCCCAGGACAAGCTGCTGCTGCACCACGATATGACTCAGCCACTCAATCATTACTTCATCAACTCCTCACACAACACCTACCTGACAG CGGGCCAGTTCTCAGGCCTTTCCTCGGCTGAGATGTACCGCCAGGTGCTGCTGGCTGGCTGCCGCTGTGTGGAGCTCGACTGCTGGAAGGGGAAGCCCCCAGATGAGGAGCCTATTATCACCCACGGCTTCACCATGACCACAGACATCTACTTCAAG GAAGCAATTGAAGCGATTGCAGAAAGTGCCTTTAAGACCTCCCCCTATCCTGTCATCCTGTCGTTTGAAAATCATGTGGACTC ACCCCGCCAACAAGCCAAGATGGCTGAGTACTGCCGGATGATGTTTGGTGACATGCTGCTCACAGAGCCCCTGGAAAACTTCCCA ctgaAAGCAGGCACTCCCCTGCCCAGCCCCGAGGAGCTCCGTGGCAAGATCCTCATCAAGAACAAGAAGAACCAGTTTTCTGGGTCAGCATCCCCCAGCACAGAGCCGGATTTGGGGGCTGAGGGCAGCTGCCCATCCAATGCCCCTGTGGGTGGGGACACAG TGTGGGCTGATGAGGAAGGGGCTCAGCTGGAGGAggaacaggaagaggaggaggaggaggagtcagGAAATCTGGATGAAGAAGGGATGAAGAAGATGCAGTCAGATGAG GGCACAGCGGGCCTGGAGGTGACAGCTTATGAAGAGATGTCCAGCCTAGTCAACTACATCCAGCCCACCAAGTTCATCTCCTTCGAGTTTTCTGCCC AGAAGAACCGAAGTTATGTCATCTCCTCCTTCACAGAGCTCAAGGCTTATGACCTGCTCTCCAAGGCTGCAGTGCAGTTTGTGGA CTACAACAAGCGCCAGATGAGCCGCATTTACCCCAAGGGCACCCGCATGGACTCCTCCAACTACATGCCCCAGATGTTCTGGAATGCTGGTTGCCAGATGGTCGCCCTCAACTTCCAGACGATGG ACCTGCCCATGCAGCAGAACATGGCGCTGTTTGAGTTCAATGGGCAGAGCGGCTACCTCCTCAAGCATGAGTTCATGCGACGACCAGATAAGCAGTTCAACCCGTTCTCAGTGGACCGCATCGACGTGGTGGTAGCCACCACCCTCTCCATTCAG GTAATCTCTGGGCAGTTCCTGTCAGAACGCAGTGTACGTACCTACGTGGAAGTGGAGTTGTTTGGCCTTCCTGGGGACCCCAAGAGGCGCTATCGCACCAAGCTGTCACCCACGACCAACTCTATCAATCCAATGTGGAAGGAGGAGCCCTTCGTCTTTGAGAAG ATCTTGATGCCTGAGCTGGCCTCTCTCAGGGTGGCTGTGATGGAGGAAGGCAACAAATTTCTTGGACAGCGTATCATCCCCATCAATGCCCTGAATGCTG GATACCACCATCTGTGCCTGCACAGTGAGAGCAATATGCCCCTCACCATGCCTTCGCTCTTTGTCCTCCTGGAGATGAAGGACTATGTACCTGACACCTGGGCAG ATCTCACCGTGGCCCTCGCCAATCCCATCAAGTTCTTCAATGCCCACGATAAGAAGTCTGTGAAGCTCGAGGAAGCCCTGGGAGGCCTGCCTGAG AAGCCCTTCTCTCCTGAGAGTCCAGTTGCTAGCCAGGTCAATGGGACAACTGCCCCAACAAGCAACGGGTCCGCAG AGCCGCGAACCACCAGCTTGGAGAAGCTGCGGGAGCTGAAGGGCATCGTGAAGCTGCAGCGGCGGCACGAGAAGGAGCTGCGAGAGCTGGAGCGGCGCGGGGCGCGGCGCTGGGAGGAGCTGCTGCAGCGGGGCGCGGCACAGCTGGCTACGCTTGGGCCACCGGGCACCGGGGGCGGCGCCGGGGCTCGCAAGCTCGGCCCGGGCAAGGGCTCCCGCAAGAAAAG GACCCTGCCCTTCGAGGAGACCGCCAGAGCCACGCCCGGCGAGGGCCCCGAGGGCGCAGACACGCGCGTGCGCGAGCTGAGGGAcaagctggagctggagctgctgcagcAGGGCGAGGAGCATTATGAGTGCCTTCTGAAGCGCAAGGAGCAGCACGTGGCCGAG CAAATCGCCAAGATGATGGAGCTGGCCAGAGAGAAACAGACTGCGGAGCTTAAGACCCTGAGGGAGACCTCAGAGAA TGAcactaaagaaatgaagaaaaagctggAGGCCAAGAGGTTGGAGCGGATCCAGGCCATGATCAAGGTCACCGCGGACAAAATGGCCCAAGAGAG GTTGAAGAGAGAGATTAACAACTCCCACATCCAGGAGGTGGTACAGGTCATCAAACAG ATGACAGACAGCCTGGAGAGGCATCAGGAGAAGCTGGAGGAGAAGCAGGCAGCTTGCCTGGAACAGATCCGGGAGATGGAAAAGCAG TTCCATCAGGAGGCACTGGCAGAGTATGAGGTCAGGATGAAGGGCCTGGAGGCTGAGGTGAAAGAGTCGGTGAGGACCTGCCTCAGGACCTGCTTCCCCTCTGAGGCAGAGGACAAGCCTGAGAGGCCCTGTGAAGCCTCTGGGGAGCGGTGTGAGCTGGACCCACTTACAGCAAAGGCAGACATCCAGGAGAGCCACCTCTGA